From Scleropages formosus chromosome 1, fSclFor1.1, whole genome shotgun sequence, a single genomic window includes:
- the gja10b gene encoding gap junction alpha-10 protein: protein MGDWNLLGSILEEVHIHSTIVGKIWLTILFIFRMLVLGVAAEDVWDDEQSEFVCNTEQPGCRNVCYDKAFPISLIRYWVLQIIFVSSPSLVYMGHALYRLRALEKERHRKKAQLKAELEDKEPVLEEHKRIERELRKLEEQKKVSKAPLRGSLLRTYVFHILTRSVVEVGFIVGQYVLYGIGLDPLYKCKRMPCPNSVDCFVSRPTEKTIFMVFMLVIAGVSLFLNLLEISHLGLKKIKESLYGSSGADDDSICKSKKNSMVHQVCILTNSSPQKTIQLTHAACTGVPDGQMEPLPVYMPSAGPAAVDEALRRDSAVGGRDRASGSDQRPRHQRQSVQGERRDTPENRERSCSSDDSNGGNGPKGAGYPGHCGAQPKGPTQSSHMEIPAAVRNALRKQSRVSCYKDFGEDRSDSPDSGHYPSTRKASFMSRGLSESKLASPPGSPASESGSDSDSKRMTQGESPPMTPPPATGRRMSMSMILELSSIMKK from the exons ATGGGAGACTGGAACCTGTTGGGCAGCATCTTGGAAGAAGTGCACATTCACTCCACCATCGTGGGGAAGATCTGGCTGACCATCCTCTTTATATTCCGGATGCTCGTCCTCGGCGTGGCGGCGGAGGATGTCTGGGACGACGAGCAGAGCGAGTTTGTCTGCAACACGGAGCAGCCTGGCTGCAGGAACGTGTGCTACGATAAGGCATTCCCCATATCCCTCATACGTTACTGGGTGCTGCAGATCATCTTCGTGTCCTCGCCGTCTCTGGTGTACATGGGCCACGCGCTGTACCGCCTGCGCGCGCTGGAAAAGGAGCGGCACCGGAAGAAAGCGCAGCTgaaggcagagctggaggacaaGGAGCCCGTTTTGGAGGAGCACAAACGAATCGAGAGGGAGCTGAGAAAGTTGGAGGAGCAGAAGAAAGTGAGCAAAGCCCCTCTGCGGGGGTCGCTGCTCCGCACGTACGTTTTCCATATCTTAACGAGGTCTGTTGTAGAGGTCGGATTTATAGTGGGCCAGTATGTCCTGTATGGAATCGGGCTGGATCCCCTGTATAAATGCAAAAGGATGCCATGTCCAAATAGCGTGGACTGTTTTGTTTCCAGGCCGACGGAAAAAACGATATTCATGGTCTTCATGCTGGTGATCGCCGGGGTTTCGCTCTTTCTCAATCTCCTTGAAATATCGCATTTAGGACTCAAGAAGATCAAGGAGAGTTTGTACGGCAGCAGCGGCGCAGACGATGACAGCATCTGCAAATCCAAGAAAAACTCCATGGTGCACCAAGTGTGTATTCTTACTAACTCATCGCCGCAGAAAACGATACAGCTCACGCATGCGGCCTGCACAGGTGTGCCAGACGGACAAATGGAGCCTCTTCCTGTGTACATGCCTTCAGCGGGTCCCGCGGCTGTCGACGAGGCGCTGAGACGCGACAGCGCTGTGGGCGGCCGGGACCGTGCGAGCGGCTCTGATCAGCGCCCCAGACACCAGCGGCAGTCAGTTCAAGGTGAGCGCCGTGATACCCCGGAGAACCGGGAACGTTCGTGCAGCAGCGATGACTCTAACGGGGGGAACGGGCCCAAGGGCGCCGGATATCCGGGTCACTGTGGAGCCCAGCCTAAAGGGCCTACTCAGAGCAGCCACATGGAGATACCCGCAGCCGTGCGCAACGCCCTCCGCAAGCAGAGTCGAGTCAGCTGCTACAAGGACTTCGGAGAGGACCGCAGCGACTCCCCAGACAGCGGACACTACCCTTCGACCAGAAAGGCCAGCTTCATGTCCCGCGGGCTCTCCGAAAGCAAGTTAGCCAGTCCACCTGGAAGTCCGGCTTCTGAAAGCGGTTCCGACTCGGACTCAAAGCGCATGACGCAGGGAGAGAGCCCGCCAATGACCCCACCCCCGGCGACCGGGAGAAGAATGTCTATG AGTATGATCCTTGAGCTATCCTCGATTATGAAAAAATGA